The genomic segment ACGGCTGGTCCTCGTGGGCGGCGCCCTCGCTGATCAGCCAGCGACCGTCCGGATATCGGGTGGCGGTGGCGGTGGCCAGATAGCGACTGTTCACCGTACCCGGGATGGCCTTCTTGTCGTCCCTGTTGACCAGCTTGTATTTGGTGGCGTCAATGCAGTCCTGGATCGAGACGGCGGCCGGGACGGAGTCGAGGGTGACCGACGTGACAGTCGGGTCGGAGATGAGCGAGCCGGTGCGCATCGCGCCGTTCTCCTTCGCATCGCGAATGGCAAGCCGAACCCGGGTCAGTAGCGGGTCGGCCAGGTATTTCTTCAGGTCAGGGTGGCGGTGATTGCCGGTCTGTTCGGCTTTCTGGGAGGCCGCGAGATAGCCGGCGTAGGCGGCGAGGGCCGCCTCGGCGGCCGCCGCCTCCTCCGCCTCGGTGTCCTGGGCCGGGGCCGACGCGCCGCTCGGGCGTTCGGTCGGGGCGGGTTCGTCGCGGGCGCAGCCGGTGGTGACGCAGGCGAGTGCCGCGATCGCGACGAGCGCGGTAGGGAGCCGGCTCGGATGCTGTGCTCGCAACGTGCGTCCTCTCCTTCCACCGCTCGCCATCGATCCCACGGGTGAGGGTGGCCCCACGCCGACGCCGCCGGGTGAGGGGTCTTGCCTTCGTCGTCGGGCACGACACAGTGGGCCCGGTCGGTCTTGTCCGGATCCGGTGCCGTCCCATCCTGCATTTACTAAAGTCGATCTTCAGTTTGGTCGCCGCTCGCCGCCCTTTCGGCCGGTAGCGCCGTTGTTCTGGCCGGTAGCGCAGCCTTCAGGGGGCGAGCATAAGCTTGCCGCCGACGAAGCAACAGAGGAAATCCGAAGGAACACGTACGGTTACGGGCGTCGTTGTCACTCAAGGTCGTGGCGGTTAGGTGGCCGGTGATCATCGGGATCGGATCACTGGTTACCCGCCGGTTACGCGGGGGCGGACTCTCGGGGCGAATTGGCGATTTGCCGTGGCGCGAATTGCCAGGGATGAGGGTGGTGTGGTGCGGTCCGTACCCCGGTTCGGGCGGGGTCGTCGCGGTCGTGCGGGGTCGCCCGCGGCCGGCCGATCCGGCCCTTCACCGACCGTCCACACCGGCCAGTACTGTGGCCAAAATGCGATCATGAAGTTACTTAGCGTTGTGGTGATCGAGGGCGTCCGGCGGCCCGCCGATGGCTGACGCGATCGCCGCCGTGGTCGCCGCCGCCGTCGGCGCGTCACTCGGGCCGCCACTGCGGTCCCAGATCTTCCGGTACGCCGTGCCAGCCGGCGAGCCGTGGCGCACCGACTGCCCCCACTGCGGCACCCAACTGGTCCACACTGGCCGGCCCGACCAGCCTGCGCCCGGCCAGCCTGGCGGGCTCGGCTGGTCGCGCCGGCCCAGGTGGTTGGCGGTGTCGCGGCCCACAGGTCGGTGCCCGGGTTGCGCGGAGCGGGTCGGTCCGCGTACCGGGGTGGTGGAGATCGTGGCGGCGACGGTGCTGGCGCTGCTCGCGTGGCGGGTGGACGACCCGTGGTCGTGGCCCGCGCTCGGCTGGATCGCCACGATCGGGGTGGTGCTGGCCTTCGTCGACATCGCCGTGCACCGGCTGCCGGATCGGCTGACGCTGGCCGCCTTCGTCGGTGGCCTCGGGCTGTTCGGGATGGCGGCGCTGGCCGACGGTCGGGCCACCGAGCTGCGAACGGCGCTGGTCAGCGCGGTCGTGGTGGGGGTGGGTTACCTCGTGCTGGTGCTCGTCGCGCCGGCGGGGATGGGG from the Solwaraspora sp. WMMD1047 genome contains:
- a CDS encoding A24 family peptidase, coding for MADAIAAVVAAAVGASLGPPLRSQIFRYAVPAGEPWRTDCPHCGTQLVHTGRPDQPAPGQPGGLGWSRRPRWLAVSRPTGRCPGCAERVGPRTGVVEIVAATVLALLAWRVDDPWSWPALGWIATIGVVLAFVDIAVHRLPDRLTLAAFVGGLGLFGMAALADGRATELRTALVSAVVVGVGYLVLVLVAPAGMGLGDAKAAFTVGLATGWFGWAVAFVGAAAGFVLAGCYATALLIARRAGRKDHIPHGPFLLAGALLAIALTR